In the Rhea pennata isolate bPtePen1 chromosome 4, bPtePen1.pri, whole genome shotgun sequence genome, TATTACAGAGGGTATGTATGTCAGTAGTTTAGTAACAGGAGCAAGCTTATTGCTTCAGCACTGTGTTAATTTACTTACATGATACATGACATTTTTGTTgagacttttttctctttcctcagagACTGGATGGGAGCGAGGACTTCAAGAAAAATTGGGAACAGTACAAGGAAGGATTTGGACATCTATCTCCAGATGACAGCACAGAGTTCTGGCTGGGCAATGAAAAGATTCATTTAATAACTACACAGTCTACTCTGCCGTACACCTTACGAATAGAACTGGAGGACTGGAGTGGCAAAATAGGGTATCTGCTAATGAAGCTTCTGAAAGTGACAGCTTAAAACACACTGTTGTGTCAATTCATatagatttctgaaaaaatgattGTGTCATTAGATCTGCTAATATATGCATAGGAAACTTCATCCATTCCTGAATCCACAGCTGTGACTGTAGTCACTGCATGTGACTTGCTGCCAGACATGTCTGCCTGAAGGCCATGCACTGGCACCCCTAGTTTATTTGGCAGAATGAATCTGTTCCTTTCCCTCAAAGTTTCTTAATATCTTGCATAGAATGGTCaggttgtttctgttttctaggAAGCTCACAGGGCATACTATCTTTGCTGTTTCTTGAGATATCTGTTCCTTTCTCCAACTGTGAATTTCCTCGAGCTAATTAAGCCTAAACAGTAGGAGCCTGGGCTATATgctgtatatatgcatatataacaTAGATCTCTGGTACATCATTGAATAGTAGTCAGAAAACATGTCTAATACTGGAGCACAAAAATTGGTTAaagatatttcattaaaatgaggTATGTAATCTTACAAAGAAGAGCCCATTTTCAAAATTACGTTTTAGGATGgcagaaatgccttttctgcGGTGCACTGGGCATGTATTTTTCAGTCATGAGTGTGAGAGTGCAATGTGCTCACATTCACCATTATTCTTTGTTAACAGCACTGCTGACTATGCTTCATTCAGAGTGGGAAATGAAGAAGACAAATACCGGTTGACCTATGCCTACTTTATTGGTGGTGAAGCTGGGGATGCCTTTGATGGCTTTGATTTTGGAACTGTAAGTGACAAAGCATCCACCTACCATAATGGCATGCAGTTCAGTACCTATGATAACGACAACGACAAGTTCGAAGGCAACTGTGCTGCAGAAGATGGATCTGGTTGGTGGATGAATAGATGTCACGCTGGCCACCTCAATGGCAAATATTATATAGGTAAAATACCTTCTGAATACCTATTTTTATGCAGAAGAAGTGCCTCTAAATACCTATTTTTGTATAGAAAAAGTACTCAGCAGTTCTATACCACATTCCAatgacaaacaaaaatatgtcaCTTGCATAGCTGTCTGGTTTCCCTAAAGCTGGCATCGCTCATTCTTACCAGTAGCTGTTAATATTAATAGTAATAGTAGGAACTTCTGGCTGTCTTCCAGTCTAAAGTGGGAAAATCAGTCCTGAGAGGAGCAACCTGGTGGGATGGGGGCAAGTAGCAGGGCCTGTTGGTATGCCCAGGGATACCATGAAGGTGTCAAGCACCAGAAGATGCATGGATACATTCATCATTTCAGAAaccaattaaatattttgctgcaaCTGCTATTTTTAGATGGTGTGTACACATCTGAAGATGCTGGTCCAGCCGGATATGACAATGGGATTATCTGGGCAACGTGGCGTAGCCAGTGGTACTCCATGAAGAAAACTGCAATGAAAATCATCCCATTCAACAGACTGTCAATAGATGGACAACAGCACAACTTAGGCAAGACCAAACAGGTTCGACCGTAGGGCTGAGGAGATATATAAAATGACAACCTAATAGagttattatttaaaattacagagcTTATACAGTTGAAGTGTTAAGCCCACTACATCTTAGAGAAGTCAGCTTTGTTTACCATTTTGTCACAGGAATATTTGTAGTTTTAGTATACCTACCtcattactgtttcttttaactGACAAATAAAGGATAGTTTTATGATCAGAAATAATTCTTTGTCTTCATATATTCTAAATgctacatttttaatttccaactaatataaatatatatgaacatTATCAGCATGTCATCATAGCCTTATATATtccatctttcagaaaaaaaattgtaatgctctcttttttttctgttgtaggTTGGAGATGCATAAATAGACAATTTAACAAAGACTTAACAGGGAAAACAAGTCTTATACCTGTGGGACTCTGAACCTACCTAACCTTCTTCAGCTCAGTTTTGACCATAAAACACCTTTGACAGTAAAATGTCCAAGCCTTTTCCCTGTGCAGGCCATTACTTACCTCTGTACATCGTTATTTTTTCTGTACCAATTCTCAATAAATTTTTGATTATTACAAAATTCTGAACTTGatttttgtgttctactcttgGCCAAGCAAAGCAAAGTAAACATTATCGTGGTTGGAAGGTACTCTGATCAAATCTATTTGATTCACTCATTCCTGAATTGTGTGCCAGtagtttctgctgtttgttcaAAGGTGTATGTTGGAGCTATTTATTCATAAAATGTTGCTCATTTCCAAAAAATTTCATTCTGCTTGCTGATAGAATTGTTGATTTGTGGCACAGATAAAAATACCAGCAAGTTGGAAGAGGCCTAGTTTACTGCTGAAGGCCACTTAACTGTGCTTGCCATCaaataatacatacattttCAATCAGTTTATGTTAGAAAGTATCCTATCAATGACCAAGAACACATATTTTACTCCAGAGCACAGGAATTAACAAATTTCTCAAATATTAATATGAATAAAATCCCAAGTTTGGGTTCTAGTTCATCATACTAGTTTAGCTCATTATAGTAGTACTATACTATACACCTGTTATTCCTGAATACCACTTTTTTAAtcataaatgtttaaaaataaatagaatttgaTGTTTTAGTGTTAGATTAAAATAGTTGAAGTTTTCACTAGCAATTCATTGTATTTTACTtacattctctttttctaattGTGATAACTATTCATGACAAAGAAATAATACCATGTGATTCACATGAGCACAGATcaagaatacaaaagaaatttgtaAGGGATGCATTAACAAATCAAATTAGGCCTGTAGAAGAAATTGCtagacaaaaatatattcacagCTAG is a window encoding:
- the FGG gene encoding fibrinogen gamma chain — protein: MGLKLGSWVPLGPLFSLLFSTSMAYIATRENCCILDERFGSYCPTTCGIADFFNKYHLTMDNELQEIERLLQQITNSTVTTEQLIQHIQTISPPEKQTLPSLSGSFAQKSRKIIEEIIKYENTILSHENTIQQLTDAHIMNSNKITLLTQKIAQLEARCQEPCKDTAEIQEISGRDCQDIANKGARKSGLYFIKPQKAKQMFLVYCEIDSYGNGWTVLQRRLDGSEDFKKNWEQYKEGFGHLSPDDSTEFWLGNEKIHLITTQSTLPYTLRIELEDWSGKIGTADYASFRVGNEEDKYRLTYAYFIGGEAGDAFDGFDFGTVSDKASTYHNGMQFSTYDNDNDKFEGNCAAEDGSGWWMNRCHAGHLNGKYYIDGVYTSEDAGPAGYDNGIIWATWRSQWYSMKKTAMKIIPFNRLSIDGQQHNLGKTKQVGDA